A portion of the Oreochromis niloticus isolate F11D_XX linkage group LG10, O_niloticus_UMD_NMBU, whole genome shotgun sequence genome contains these proteins:
- the elmod1 gene encoding ELMO domain-containing protein 1: MKHFLRVVTQFFVFLYCKCLWRGLKFVVRKFTGRCELQRICYNNKHGARRTLKIESSLRYSKNELLQSALSVHPDKVEKTIDDIMALKKINPDTNPQLGISLQASLLQIVGYRSLVAEVEKLRREPYDCENPEHEEMLMKLWKELRPDTPLTGRISKQWCEIGFQGSDPKTDFRGMGLLGLHNLLYFAEHDKATALQMLHDSLQPKHNEVNKPEWEQKNLDKAIGYSFAIVGINITDLAYSLLVSGALKTHLYNVAPEMPSLLHFQQTFCYLMQEFHRFWIEEDPSDIMEFNRVRSKFHRRILRQLKNPDMALCPHFSASDLHLVNL, translated from the exons ATGAAGCATTTCCTGAG AGTTGTGACCCAGTTCTTTGTGTTCCTCTACTGCAAGTGTCTTTGGCGGGGCCTAAAGTTTGTTGTCAGGAAGTTTACGGGACGCTGCGAGCTACAACGAATCTGCTACAACAACAAACATGGAGCCCGCAGGACCCTCAAGATAG AGTCATCTCTGAGGTACTCCAAGAATGAG CTGCTGCAGTCTGCCCTCAGCGTCCATCCTGATAAAGTAGAGAAAACCATCGATGACATCATGGCCTTGAAGAAAATTAACCCTGACACCAACCCACA GCTCGGCATCTCTCTGCAGGCCAGCCTGCTGCAGATTGTGGGCTACAGGAGCCTGGTGGCAGAGGTGGAGAAGCTACGCAGGGAGCCTTATGACTGCGAAAATCCTGAGCATGAGGAAATGCTGATGAAG CTATGGAAAGAGCTGCGCCCTGACACACCTCTCACGGGTCGCATATCCAAACAGTGGTGTGAGATTGGTTTCCAGGGCAGCGATCCAAAGACTGATTTCAGGGGCATGGGACTGCTGGGCCTGCACAACCTGCT GTATTTTGCTGAACACGACAAGGCTACCGCCCTGCAGATGCTCCATGATTCCCTCCAACCAAAGCACAA CGAGGTAAACAAGCCTGAATGGGAACAGAAGAACCTTGACAAAGCGATTGG GTATTCCTTTGCCATTGTGGGCATTAACATCACAGATTTGGCCTACTCTCTGTTGGTGAGTGGAGCTCTGAAGACCCATCTGTACAACGTGGCTCCAGAGATGCCCAGTCTGCTGCACTTCCAGCAGACCTTCT GTTACCTGATGCAGGAGTTCCACCGCTTCTGGATTGAGGAGGATCCCAGCGACATCATGGAGTTCAACCGAGTCCGCTCCAAGTTCCACCGACGGATCCTGCGACAGCTGAAGAACCCAGACATGGCTCTGTGTCCCCACTTCTCCGCCTCCGATCTCCACCTTGTCAACCTCTAA
- the slc35f2 gene encoding solute carrier family 35 member F2 — MEGPVEERLCGKMKIGCGLHRYNLRDVFTWSLLKTILMGQVLSLLICGTAVSCEYLTRAKVETPMLQSFLNYGLLLFTYTTHLSTRTGDRNILQILKTNWWKYLGMAIADVEANYAVVKAYQFTTLTSIQLLDCFVIPVLMLLSWFFLKTRYRVVHFVAVAVCLLGVGAMVGADILAGRDQGSTSDVLLGDGLVLLSAVLYAISNMCQEHTVKNLSRVEFLGMMGLFGTLISGVQLVVLETRAIGEIKWDVHISMLFVVYTLCMYALYSFMPIVVKMTSATAVNLSLLTADLFSLFCGLFLFMYKFSALYIISFVVITVGFIMFNAVPTYSALPEEPAEASDDPMAQSSSDHLLLSADSDTQRTETLTANDTP; from the exons ATGGAGGGGCCCGTGGAGGAGAGATTGTGTGGGAAAATGAAGATTGGCTGTGGTTTGCACAGATACAACCTGAGAGATGTTTTCACATG GAGTCTGCTGAAGACTATACTCATGGGTCAGGTCCTCTCCCTGCTGATATGTGGGACTGCAGTCAGCTGTGAGTACCTGACTCGTGCCAAAGTGGAGACGCCCATGCTGCAGAGCTTCCTCAACTACGGCCTCCTGCTGTTCACCTACACGACACACCTTAGCACTCGCACAG GTGACAGGAACATCCTACAGATTTTAAAAACCAACTGGTGGAAGTATTTGGGGATGGCTATAGCAGACGTTGAGGCGAACTACGCAGTAGTGAAGGCGTACCAGTTTACCACGCTGACAAGTATACAG ctgcTGGACTGCTTTGTGATCCCGGTGCTGATGTTACTTTCTTGGTTTTTCCTGAAGACTCGATATCGGGTGGTCCACTTTGTAGCTGTagcagtgtgtttgttgggggtgggggccATGGTGGGAGCTGACATTCTGGCTGGAAGAGACCAGGGATCCA CCAGTGATGTACTGTTGGGCGATGGGTTGGTCCTGCTCAGCGCCGTCCTCTATGCCATATCCAACATGTGCCAGGAGCACACAGTGAAGAACTTGAGCAGAGTTGAATTCCTGGGCATGATGGGCCTGTTTGGGACTCTCATCAGCGGCGTACAACT CGTTGTGCTGGAAACTCGTGCAATAGGAGAAATCAAGTGGGACGTTCACATCT CCATGCTGTTTGTAGTCTACACCTTGTGCATGTACGCTTTATACAGCTTCATGCCTATAGTGGTGAAGATGACGAGCGCCACAgcagtgaacctctctctgctcacCGCTGACCTCTTCAGCCTCTTCTGTGGCCTCTTCCTCTTCATGTACAAG TTTTCAGCCCTGTACATCATCTCATTTGTCGTCATCACCGTGGGTTTTATCATGTTCAACGCTGTCCCGACGTACTCAGCTTTACCCGAAGAGCCTGCCGAAGCATCTGATGACCCCATGGCTCAAAGCTCCTCAGaccacctgctgctgtctgcagaCAGTGACACTCAGAGAACTGAGACACTCACAGCCAACGATACACCATGA